In the genome of Oscarella lobularis chromosome 1, ooOscLobu1.1, whole genome shotgun sequence, one region contains:
- the LOC136199966 gene encoding uncharacterized protein has translation MDKRWRNRVHDNLPSIVEVFDPMSVLDRLLAERLVSREQYAMLRDPSKTNEDKSRMLLVDILPRKGETAFDEFVDVLRGTERQEHIVRQLLEPRKRKNEIDRLVNDKMKKLKGDLARAEMTVVGLRNKIGPSMRSPSLKWETDIPNMPIRYCESYGRVAEINGMLHVGWNDRMFQFKKGAWEGEKHHLPKIQCIWRVFECEGKGYVIDVNEEYQFSNIYEWKSETRDLELLTKIPDEYQLQFRSAIGHNGNIYLVGGIGSDRVDCFDINKGEWEPIKKMKNRRADCSLAVIDDKMFVGGDGETGNSVECFSMEEQGWIDIKPTTKEFCQLSSWNGKLVAIGGYDRRYSNCVEMYDELSGDWLPLPSMNKGRYKHGACETKDHQLIVVGGDWGAKKSVECLKM, from the exons ATGGATAAACGATGGAGAAATCGCGTCCACGACAATcttccgtcgatcgtcgaagtgtTCGATCCCATGTCCGTTCtagatcgtcttctcgccgagaGACTCGTCTCTCGAGAGCAATACGCAATGCTGCGCGATCCGTCCAAGACGAACGAAGACAAATCGCGCATGCTCCTTGTCGACATTTTGCCGCGAAAAGGTGAGACGGCTTTCGACGAGTTTGTCGACGTTCTACGAGGAACGGAACGACAAGAGCATATTGTTCGGCAGTTATTGGAGCCTCGAAAGAGAA AGAATGAAATTGATCGACTTGTGAATGataaaatgaagaaattgaaaggAGATCTCGCTCGCGCCGAAATGACTGTTGTCGGATTGAGAAATAAG ATTGGTCCTTCGATGCGAAGTCCAAGTCTCAAATGGGAAACAGACATACCAAACATGCCCATTCGTTATTGTGAGTCATATGGACgtgtggctgaaatcaatggaatgcTACATGTTGGTTGGAATGATAGAATGTTTCAGTTTAAGAAGGGAGCGTGGGAGGGAGAGAAGCATCATCTACCGAAAATTCAATGCATATGGAGGgtctttgaatgtgaagggaaaggataTGTCATAGATGTGAATGAGGAGTATCAATTTTCGAATAtttatgaatggaaaagtgaaacgagaGATTTGGAATTATTAACTAAAATACCAGATGAATATCAACTCCAATTCAGATCAGCAATTGGACACAATGGGAACATTTATCTTGTGGGAGGAATAGGGAGTGATcgagttgattgttttgatattaataagGGAGAATGGGAaccaataaaaaaaatgaagaatcgACGGGCAGACTGTTCATTGGCTGTGattgatgataaaatgtTTGTTGGAGGAGACGGAGAGACGGGGaattcagttgaatgtttctCAATGGAGGAACAAGGATGGATTGATATCAAACCAACTACAAAGGAATTCTGTCAATTGTCATCTTGGAATgggaaactcgtcgcaaTAGGAGGATATGATAGGAGATATAGCAATTGTGTTGAAATGTATGATGAATTGTCTGGGgattggcttccattgccatCAATGAATAAAGGACGATACAAGCATGGTGCATGTGAAACAAAAGACCATCAATTAATTGTAGTGGGAGGAGATTGGGGTGCAAAGAAAtcagttgaatgtttgaAAATGTAA